The Ignavibacteria bacterium sequence TCCGGTTTGAAAAACCGGTTGAGTATGGTCAGGAATGCGGTATTCGGATTATTTACCTGGATGTAGGTAATATCCGTTCTTGTTTTGGGAAAATCTGGTTTAACAAGGATGGCCGAAGCCTGAGTGGTTGAAAAGTATTTTTCGTAGGAGGGGAGATATAGGAATGTTAAATCGTTTTTCTTTGCTTCCTCGATCTTAGCAATATTTCCGACAATAACATTTTCATCACCAATAATACTGCCGCCGACTAAGTCGGCGACATCTTTTAATTTTATTTCCATTGAGCATTATTTTAATTTTTGTAGCACAAGATTAGTAATATCGTATTTTTCCTTGGCATAGAGGAAGAGGACGTCGCCGCTTCTGTCAAATACAAAATCGAGGTCCTGTTCCTCGGCAACTTTTTTAATTGCGTCAAAGACCCTGTTTTGTATCGGTTTCATCACTTCGTCCTGCTTCTGGAAGAGTTCACCGTTGGTGCCGAATTTTTTCTGCCTGTAGTCGTTCATTTTCTCTTCAAGCTTAACCAGTTCAGCTTCAGTTTCAGCCCTGGTCTGATCGCTCATGATAAGCTTGCGCTTTTCATAATCGTCGTACTTATCTTTCCAGTCCTTTTCGAGCTTATTGAGCTCGGTCTGCCAGTCCTTAATAAGAGCGTCCAGTTTCTGCTGGGCGTCCTGCGCATCGGGCAGCTTGTCCATGATAGTATCAGAATCGACGTAGCCGATCTTTAACTGCGCATGTGACAGCTGAGTTAAACCGAAAAAGAATAGAGAAACTAAAAAAGCATATTTTTTCATTATAAGTACCTAATGTTTATAAGAGTAATTATTTTCCTCTTTTAAGTTTGTCGAGCACTTTGTAGGTAATGTCATAAGTTGTATCTGCATAAAGGAGAACCACATCACCGGTCTTGTCAAATACGAAGTTCATGCCTTCATCTTTTGCAACGTCCTGAATCCCTTTTAAGATTCTTTCTTTTATCGGGGCAAAAAGTTCATCTGATTTTTTAGCGAGTTCGCCCTGCTGGCCGAATTTCTGCTGTTTGAAGTTTTCAAGTTCCTGCTGTTTGGTTACAAATTTCTGCTGTGCATCTTTCTGCTGATTGGGGTTCATTTTAGCCTGCTGCTTCTGGAAATCGTTGTACATCTGCTGAAGCTGTCCTGTAAGGCTGTCGACGTGAGCATAATATTGTTTTGTCAGGTCGTCCAGGTCTCCCTGTGCCTTGATGGCTTCCGGGAGAGCTTTAAGCATTGTCTGAGAATCGACAAAGCCGATCTTCTGGGCAGCAGGAGCCGTTGTCTGGGCAAACAAACTAATTGATCCGGTAAGTAATACAGCTGTAATTAAAAGGAATTTTTTCACTTTAACCTCATTTTTCTAGTGTTTTATGTTTTAAGATATTTGAATTGTCAAATTTTCAAAATTGTTTCTATTAGCCTTAATATTAGAATCCACGGCCGAACTGGAAGTGGAAGAGCCATGCCGGCTCTTTTCCGTCTACGCTTTTTCTGTCAAATCCGTAACCGAAGTCGAAGCCGATAAGACCTATCGGGTTGATCAAAATTCTTGCGCCCACGCCGGCCGAACGCTTCAGGTCGAAGAGGTTCGTATCGTGGCTGATGTTAGCCCAGACGTTTCCAGCCTCGGCAAAGCCCAGGATGTAGATTGGAATCGGTTCCAGGGCAAGAGCGGCTCTTAATTCCATGGTGTAACGCGTCATGACGTTACCGCCAAGGTTGTCTCCAAGAATGTTCTTTGGGCCGATTGTTCTGTCGTCGTAGCCTCTTAAAGGTGTAGTTGCAATTACGAGGCCGTTACCGCCCATGAAGAACTTTTCAAACGGGTTAATCTTCTCTCTGGTCTGCTGGTCGAATTCATTCATGTAGCCAAGGTCTGCAACCGTGTATAAAGCTATACGGTTTGTATTGAAAAGCCTCTTATACCATTCGGCCTTAAACTGGGTCTTATAGTAATTAAGGTCGCCCGGCAGAAATGCGCCGCCCGAGAGCTCAGCGTCCAGAACTACAGAAGAACCCTGGGAAGGGAAGATCGGGTTATCAATATCTTTTCTGCTTATTGTAGCGCCGATAGTATACTGTTCTGATTTACCTTCCTTGTAGTATCCGCCGCCATTTTTAATGTCGTTATTCTGATACTTAAATGTACCCTGAACGTTAAAATAGTGATCGGGCCATGTCAGGCGTCTACCGAGCCTTACCGAGCCGCCGTACTGGCTTAAGTCGTAGTAGTAAGCCTGTCTTGTATCAAAAACCTCGAAGCCCAAGAGTGTCGGGCTGTCATAAAGCCATGGTTCGGTAAAGCCGAGTGTGAAAGTTCTGTAATAGTTACCCACGCCGAACTGCCAGTTGAAATTCAGCACCTGTCCGCCGCCCATCTGGAAAGGGTGGGCAAGAGAGAAGTTAGTAAGCGTAACGCCAACTGAGCCCGAGAAGCCGAAGCTGCCCGAGTATCCGATTGAAGCATTCAGGTAATCGCTGGACTTTTCTTCGACTGAATAGGTAATATTAACCGTGCTGTCGGTTACAGGAACCGGGTTGGCTCCTTCCTTGTAAAGCTTTTCAACGTTAAAGTACTGCAGGTTAGCCAGCTGCTGAAGGCTGGTCATAACGGCAGTTCTGCTGAAGTAATTCGAGGGAATCGTATAAAGCTCGCGTCTGACGACCTTGTCTTCGGTCTTATCATTGCCCTGAATGTCAATTCTGCCGATCTTGAACTGGTTGCCTTCTGTTACCGTGATATCCAGGTCCACAGAATCCTGACCCACTTTTATCTCATTTGCCCTGAAGTTGCTCATCAGGTATCCGTTATCCTGGTAGAGGGCTGCAACGTCGTTCTGTTTTTCATTTCCGCGCAGGTTCTGCTGGAATTTTTCATAATTATAGAGGTCGCCTTTCTTTAAGCCGAGGCGGTCATTCAAGACGTCGGTCTTATAGACGGTGTTACCATCCCAGTTGATGTTTCTGATCTTATACTGCGGGCCTTCTGCAACATTTATTAAAATCTTAACGTCTTTTTTCCCATTGCTGAAGATAAGGGAATCTGAGAGAATTTCCATATCGCGGAAGCCCTGCGACTTGTAGTAGTCGACCAGGAGCTTTTCATCTTCCTCAAATTTTTTCTTATTCAGCTTTGCGCTGCTCCAGAACTTCCACCATTTAGCCTCTGAGGTTTCCTTAAAGGAGCCCTTAAGGTCGCCGGCAGAGAGTGAGTTATTGCCGTTAAATGCGATTTCCCTTACAGTAACCTTGCCTCCCTCGTCGATCTTGAATTTTACAAGTATCCTTTCTTTCAGCTTGGAAACGAGGTTCGTAGGGTTTTCCTTAATTTCGTAAGTGGTTGTATACTCATCAGAAAAATCCGCATTATTGCGCCATGTTGCCTTTATTTCGTCATCCGTCGTGTCGGCGCCGAGGAAGCTGTATCTTAAGATATTTATTTTGGCATTAAGGAGCCCTTCTTCATCGTAAAGCCCCTGAATTCTTGTCTTTGCGTTATAGAGGTCCTGTGGTTTAAGGATCTGTCCTCTTACAAAGCTTACTTTGCCTTCAATATCCTTTTCGCTAACGTCGTCGTTGCCCTCGAAGACCACCTTTTCGACTCTGGGGAACTCTGCAACCTTAATTAAAAGGAAGACTCCGTTTTCGAGCTGTTTGTCTATTAAAATCTGTACATCTGAAAATATGTTAAGGCTCCAGAGGTGCCTGATAGCGTTTATTGTCTGGTCGCCTGGTATATCTATCTCATCGCCCACTTTAAGGCCGCTGTTGGCAATAATTGTGGAAGCATCGGCTGATTTATTGCCCTGGACAGAGATTCCGAGAACTTTGTATTGAGTTCTGTTCATCTGGGCGTGTGAAGTAAGCGTAAAAGCTATAAATAAAGCCACTAGACCGGATAAAAACGGTGTATTAAAACGAATTTTTGTCATTCTTAAACCTTTGAAGTTCTGGATATTTGTTCACTGACAAGGCCGAACCTGCGTTCCCTTTTCTGGTAGTCTTTTATGGCTTCATAAAGATGCTGGCGTTTGAATTCAGGCCAAAGTACATCTGTTATAAAAATTTCCGAATACGCAATCTGCCAAAGTAAAAAGTTGCTGATACGAAATTCCCCGCCGCTTCTGATGAGCAGATCCGGATCAGGAATATCTTTCGTGGTCAATAAAGAGGAAAAAAGAGACTCTGTTACGTCTTCGGACCGGATTTGACCTTCTTTTACCATCTGTCCGATCTTTTTTGCGGCTTCCATAATCTCCCAGCGCCCGCTGTAGCTTAAAGCAAGATTTAACGTCAGCTTTGTATTGCCTGAAGTCTTTTCTACTGCCTGCTCCAATTCCTGGCGCACGACATCAGGAAGTGAATCCCTGTTGCCGATAGTTGAAAGCCTAACCCCATTTGCATGAAGCTCATTGGTCTCGTTCTGAAGACTTTTTACAATCAGTCTCATTAGAGTAGTGATTTCATCTTTAGGTCTTTTCCAGTTTTCAGTGGAAAAAGTGTAAAGGGTGAGATATCTGACACCCAGGCCGACGCATGCCTTGACAATATCCCGCACGGTCTCAACGCCCTGTTTGTGACCTGCGGCTCTCGGCAAGCCCCGCTTGCGTGCCCACCTGCCATTCCCGTCCATAATAATTGCAATGTGTTCGGGAATATCGCCGGACTTTTTTAATGAATTCTGAGCCTTTAAGTCTAAATCTTTTTCTTCTTTTGCCAATTTTACTCTATAAAATCAATTAGAACTCAAAAAATACTTTAACGGACATAAAATGTCAAGGTAATAGAAGTTGAAACAGTTACCATGCACGTCTCTTTAAGTGCTTATAATGAAAATAATTATTGATAGTGCAAAATTGAGGATGCGCTAATTAATAATCAATTCAAAATTGCGGTTGCGTGATGGCTGCCACAAGCCCCGAAATGCTCATTTTGACATAGTGCGCCGCGGCTTTAACTAAAGCCATAAAGGACTGTTGTTTAGACATTGGCATGCAGGAATTTGTTTCTGAAAGGGATGATGTTATTTTCAGCCCCCGTTTTTGCCTCTTTGGGGGGCCGGTTCTAGAATGAATCATCAGCCTCCGGACTTAAAAACTTCATGAAGACTGATGATTCAATATGAAGGAGGAATAAATAAAAAGAGAACATTCTGCAGGGCCTGGGGGATATTTCCTGAAAAATAGGATAACGGGAGCTCTTTTTATAAAAGTCTAATGTCTAAACGGAAGAAAACCTAAAAGAGTTCCTTCACCACCCGGGAAAAGGGGACAGGTAAGTATTTAGAATACAGGAATATAAGAATACGGGAATAAAAGCCGGAGGAAAAAGGATGAATTTACCGGTTGAAGAATCTGCTCTCAAATTCCCGGGGCCCCTTAAAGGGCAGTTCACTTGCCCTGGTATTGCTTAAGACAGCCAGTTTAATATTCTTTTTGGCATCCTCAGAAAGGCTGTCTATGGTCAGCTTTGCCTTAGAGAAGTTCTGTGCTTCGACTCCGACAAAAAGCGCAACTTTCTGGTTGCTGAACCTGGTCTGTCTGGTGGCCAGATAGTTCAGTTTGCTGAAAATCCCCGGGTCATCCAGTTCCTGAGGTGAAAGTACAATTCCCAGGGCATACTTCTTGTCGTATCTTCCTACGGCATCAACGCTGTAAGTACCTACCGGGTCGGGTGCCGGGAGGTATGTGCCGTATTTTCTGCTGACTGTAAGATAACCGTTCTGCCAAAAATGTTTAATGAGCTGATCTACGTTTTCTCTGTTTGAATTACTGTTCATAACCTCTCTCTTTCTTTCTCTGTCAAATCAAATCTAAATAAACACGGGCTAAAAAATAAAAACGGACAAAATTCTATCAGTAAAACTAATTTATTTTGGATGCAATCGGCAAAATAGGGGAAAACCTGTTCCTGTAGAGAACTTTTATATTTGCTATTCTGGCAAACTCGTACTTTTTAATTTCATTGCTGAAGCTGGTCTTTCCGTAGATCACTTTTTGACCGTTCTGGTCGTAGCTCAAAAAGTAAGGATCCAGCACGATTTCCTGAAGGCCGTAAAGAAATTTAATCTTAAACCTGTTATAAATTGCCGAAGTAAAAATCTGTGATTTCATTGTTTCCCCTTAGTTATACCATCTGATAACACCGACTACTTTACCCACTATTGAAAAATCCTCCCTATGGCGGACTGCGATAGGTGGATAGCTGCTGTTTTCAGGTATTAAAAAGACCTCGTCGCCTCTTTTTTCGAATCTTTTTACCGTTGCCTCATCTCCCAGGAGGGCCACAACAATCTCACCGTTAACGGCATCTTTCTTAGGGGAGATAATGATCAGGTCACCTTCAAAGATCCCGGCATTGATCATACTGTCGCCTTTTACCTTAAGTGCAAAGCAACCGGAACTGTGCTTGACAACGGAGGAATCTATAACAACGCTCCCGTCAATATTTTCAACTGCCAGAATCGGCATTCCTGCTGCCACGCGTCCTACTACAGGAACCTGCCTGAAGCCCTGGAAGATTTCTTCTGTTACGGGCTGCGGTTTCTTTAAGTAATCCTCCTCTGTCCTGAGGTTTGTAAGGGAAAGTGCACGGCTGATGTTGCTTCCGATGTTCAGGTACCCCTTTTTACTTAAAGCATCCAGGTGTCTTTTTACTCCGAAAGTTGAGGATATAGAGAAGTGCTTGCCTATTTCCCTCAGCGTAGGAGCATACCCGTTCTGATCGATATAGCTCTGAATGAAATTCAGTATATCTTCTTGCCTGTCAGTCAGCTTGTTTTTCATATAGTGCTCAATTGTTTACTACAATAATAGTAAACAATTGTTCACTTGTCAAGAGGAAATTAAAGAATAATATTTTTTATTTTATTGGTTTTTGGCCTGAAAACGGCCTTTTATGAAAAATTTAGGGCAATTTTTTCGGGAGAGGTATTATAGTACACAGAAAAATAAAAAAGCCGGAAGTAATTTCCGGCTTTCGTTCTTAAAGAATAGGAAAACAAAGGTTTCAGGCGATGGATTCTGCAACTTCTTTCCAGAAGCGCCTTCTTAAGCTGACAGACTTTTTGGAATCCGTTCTTATGTGAAGCACTGAGAGCCTGCGGCTTTTAAGAGCCCGTGCAAACGCGTTCCTGAAACCCTGCCAGTCTGAAATTTCCCAAAAGTCACCGCTATAGCCTTTAACAAAGTGCGAGAAATCCAGCTCATGGGGTGTCTGGAAATATTCACGGAAAAGGTTCTCCTCATAGCCCGAAACAGGGAGCATCTCGAAAATGCCGCCCCCGTCGTTATTTATGAGCACTACAACGAGAGGTATGGAATATTTTTTCGATGCCAGAAGCCCATTAAGGTCATAATAAAAAGCCAGGTCTCCTGTAATTAGTACCGTAGGGTTCATTGCAGCAGATGCAATTCCGAGGGCGGTAGAGGTGATCCCGTCAATTCCGCTTGCGCCCCTGTTGTTATAGACGTTAATTTGCATTTCCGTTTTTGGCGAGAAGTAATCCAGGTCGCGCACCGGCATGCTGTTGGAGATCATAAGGTTTGAATTCTGAGGCATAAGGCTAACGGCCTCAGTAAATATCCTTCCTTCGAATGGGAAAGGAGCCTTCAATATGCTCTCTTTTTTCAGCTCTTCGGCTGTGACTTCTGCACTCTTGAAGACTTCCAGCCAGGAAGACTCCTCGCGCTTAAAGCCTTCGCTTTCGGCTTTTTTTATGATGTTACTCAAGAACTCACATGAGTCCATGGCAAGAACGGCCGTGGTTTTGCCGAAAGGATCAAAAATGCTGCCTCTTTCGTTAATAATGTAGTACTCGGCCGAAGTCCCCTCAAGGAACATCTCAATTCCTTTGGAAGTCATTGTGCGCCCGAAGTGAAGTATCAGTTCAGGTTCAATTTTCTTTGAGAATTCTCCAGAGCGCAGGCAACCTTCAAAGTTGATGAAAACATTACGCTTGTCGTGGCTTCCGTAGCGGAGCTGTGAGGCTCCGTCGGCAAGTATTGGAAGGCTGAACAAAGAAGCCATATGCTGCAGGCTGCAGGCGAAACTATCAACCGGGTCGTCAGGCCCGGCAAGTATAATGCATTTTTGAGCAGCTTTCAGCTTTTCATAGATCTTTTCTGCAAGGCTTTTTCCGGCAGTTCTTTTTTCAGACAGGGTATCAATAAGCCCATTTTCACAAGGTTGTTCCAAAGCCAGCTTTTGAAGCACCTCCTCATTTACTTCATCTGTAAAAGTAAAAGGTTCAAGAGGCTTTCTGAACGGGAAGTTTACATGCACCGGGCCTTTGGAAGAGCTTTCAAAGAAAGCCTTTTTAGCCAGAGCCCTGACGTGTGAAAGTTTTTTCAGGCTCACGCCCGGAAGCCCGGCATTACGGAACCAGCAGATATGGTTTTTATAAATATTATTCTGATGAATAGTCTGGTTTGCCCCGCAGTCCTGCAGTTCCGGGGGTCGGTCAGCCGTCAGGACAATTAAAGGTATATTCTGCTGAAAAGCCTCAATTATTGCCGGATAAAACTCAGCCACGGCGGTACCTGAAGTACATACGAGTGCAACCGGGGTCTTTGTGGCCCTGGCCAGCCCGAGTGCAAAAAAGCCGTTTGAGCGTTCGTCAACTAGTATGTGTGTTTTAATATTTTTATTTTGGCTGAAAGCTACAGTCAAAGGTGTGTTTCTGGATCCGGGGGAAATACAAGCATATTTAACACCGTTATCAGCTAACTCCTTAACAAATATTTCTGACCAAAGGCTATTACGATTAACTTTTATTTTCATTATCAAAAAGCGCCAGAATTGGCTTTAGTTTAAGTTCTGTTTCCTTGTATTCTGCTGCCGGGTCGGAGCCTTCAACAATTCCGCCGCCCGCGAAGGCATATAGTTTCCTGCCTTTTAAGAGTGCGCTTCTGATGGCTACGGCAAATTCACCTTCTTTTTTGAAGTTGAACCAGCCTACGATTCCAGCATACATTCCCCTGTGGTAGTCCTCCATTTTCTTTATCACGTTCATGGCATCTGCCTGCGGCACACCGCAGACTGCGGGCGTGGGATGAAGCCCTTCCATGATTGCAAATATTCTGTGAGAGGAGCTGAGCCTGACCTTTACCGGGGTCCACAGGTGCTGTATGTTCTTAAGTTTTTTTATCCTTGGGGATGCCTCAAAGCTTACCTCTGTGGAATACTCCTTAAAGAGTTCCTGAAGGTAATTAATAACCGTATTGTGCTCAAGAATGTCCTTGTCGCTCTTAAGCAGCCCCTCTTCAAACTGTCTGTCCTCATTTTCATCTTTACCCCTTGGTGCAGAGCCTGCAAGAGCATCGGCTTCAATATATTCTCCGTTTACCTTTATGAGCTTTTCAGGAGAAGCGCCGAAGAAGGTCGATTTACCGGAATGGAATGAAAAGAGGTAGCACTCCGGATAGTTTTCTTTCAGATGCCCGAGAAGGGAATAAACATTTGGCTCTTCGGTTAATTTCAGCTCAATCTGCCTTGAGAGCACAATTTTCTGCAATTCTCCCGATTCGATGGTGGCAATGGCTTTCTTTACGCTTTCCATCCACTTTTTCTTGTCTTTAGGCGTATTGCCCGTAACTGCGGCAACCCTGGGGCATGCAGACTGCGGTGCAGCTTCTTTTGGTGAGAAGATATGCGTCATTCTGAGTTCGAACTCATTTACAAGCCTGTCTTTTGAGACCTCATTGGATAAGAGGAAATTGGTTACTACCACTTTTTCATTCCCGCGGGAGTAAATGAGCACCTTGGGTACAAACCAGTTGGCGTCTGAATAGTTTTCCCATATCTCGGTGTGGTTTTCCGGCGTAAATTTCATTCCCCCCACAAACAGTGGGATCTGGTCTATACCGGTTTCATCCCAGTTGGAGATAAAACCCTCTCTTAAAGTTTTAATCTTCTTTTCAATTGCTGCAAATCTTCCCTTGCCGCTTTCGCTTATTGAGACAAGCTCGCCCAGGGCAAGAGCTGAAGTACCTTCGCTGGGTTTTTCCCAGTAAAACGATTTTTCATAGCCAAAAGACAGCTTTTTAATCTTTTCGATCATTAGAGAATCATCCACCCTGAAGGCAAACGAGGCCAGCGAGGAGGGGAGTGTTCTTTTCTCTAAGGCATTTAAAACAAAGTGTCTGAATTTTTCGGAATTTGTATTCAATTCAAAAAATATTGTTGTTAAACATATGTACCGTAAATATAAATTATAAGAAAAAACTTTCAAATTACAATTATAAGAAAATTTAAGGGCGAAATTTTGGTGCAGGGGGATTAAAATGCCCCTGATTTCATCACAAAAAGGCCAAATTATGCTGATAATTCAAATAATTAAAGTTCTGATTTTTTCCACTCTCATTTTCCTACTCTTAAAAGAAAAAATTGTATATATTTTT is a genomic window containing:
- a CDS encoding isochorismate synthase, translating into MIEKIKKLSFGYEKSFYWEKPSEGTSALALGELVSISESGKGRFAAIEKKIKTLREGFISNWDETGIDQIPLFVGGMKFTPENHTEIWENYSDANWFVPKVLIYSRGNEKVVVTNFLLSNEVSKDRLVNEFELRMTHIFSPKEAAPQSACPRVAAVTGNTPKDKKKWMESVKKAIATIESGELQKIVLSRQIELKLTEEPNVYSLLGHLKENYPECYLFSFHSGKSTFFGASPEKLIKVNGEYIEADALAGSAPRGKDENEDRQFEEGLLKSDKDILEHNTVINYLQELFKEYSTEVSFEASPRIKKLKNIQHLWTPVKVRLSSSHRIFAIMEGLHPTPAVCGVPQADAMNVIKKMEDYHRGMYAGIVGWFNFKKEGEFAVAIRSALLKGRKLYAFAGGGIVEGSDPAAEYKETELKLKPILALFDNENKS
- a CDS encoding isoprenyl transferase — encoded protein: MAKEEKDLDLKAQNSLKKSGDIPEHIAIIMDGNGRWARKRGLPRAAGHKQGVETVRDIVKACVGLGVRYLTLYTFSTENWKRPKDEITTLMRLIVKSLQNETNELHANGVRLSTIGNRDSLPDVVRQELEQAVEKTSGNTKLTLNLALSYSGRWEIMEAAKKIGQMVKEGQIRSEDVTESLFSSLLTTKDIPDPDLLIRSGGEFRISNFLLWQIAYSEIFITDVLWPEFKRQHLYEAIKDYQKRERRFGLVSEQISRTSKV
- a CDS encoding OmpH family outer membrane protein translates to MKKYAFLVSLFFFGLTQLSHAQLKIGYVDSDTIMDKLPDAQDAQQKLDALIKDWQTELNKLEKDWKDKYDDYEKRKLIMSDQTRAETEAELVKLEEKMNDYRQKKFGTNGELFQKQDEVMKPIQNRVFDAIKKVAEEQDLDFVFDRSGDVLFLYAKEKYDITNLVLQKLK
- the bamA gene encoding outer membrane protein assembly factor BamA; the protein is MTKIRFNTPFLSGLVALFIAFTLTSHAQMNRTQYKVLGISVQGNKSADASTIIANSGLKVGDEIDIPGDQTINAIRHLWSLNIFSDVQILIDKQLENGVFLLIKVAEFPRVEKVVFEGNDDVSEKDIEGKVSFVRGQILKPQDLYNAKTRIQGLYDEEGLLNAKINILRYSFLGADTTDDEIKATWRNNADFSDEYTTTYEIKENPTNLVSKLKERILVKFKIDEGGKVTVREIAFNGNNSLSAGDLKGSFKETSEAKWWKFWSSAKLNKKKFEEDEKLLVDYYKSQGFRDMEILSDSLIFSNGKKDVKILINVAEGPQYKIRNINWDGNTVYKTDVLNDRLGLKKGDLYNYEKFQQNLRGNEKQNDVAALYQDNGYLMSNFRANEIKVGQDSVDLDITVTEGNQFKIGRIDIQGNDKTEDKVVRRELYTIPSNYFSRTAVMTSLQQLANLQYFNVEKLYKEGANPVPVTDSTVNITYSVEEKSSDYLNASIGYSGSFGFSGSVGVTLTNFSLAHPFQMGGGQVLNFNWQFGVGNYYRTFTLGFTEPWLYDSPTLLGFEVFDTRQAYYYDLSQYGGSVRLGRRLTWPDHYFNVQGTFKYQNNDIKNGGGYYKEGKSEQYTIGATISRKDIDNPIFPSQGSSVVLDAELSGGAFLPGDLNYYKTQFKAEWYKRLFNTNRIALYTVADLGYMNEFDQQTREKINPFEKFFMGGNGLVIATTPLRGYDDRTIGPKNILGDNLGGNVMTRYTMELRAALALEPIPIYILGFAEAGNVWANISHDTNLFDLKRSAGVGARILINPIGLIGFDFGYGFDRKSVDGKEPAWLFHFQFGRGF
- the lexA gene encoding transcriptional repressor LexA translates to MKNKLTDRQEDILNFIQSYIDQNGYAPTLREIGKHFSISSTFGVKRHLDALSKKGYLNIGSNISRALSLTNLRTEEDYLKKPQPVTEEIFQGFRQVPVVGRVAAGMPILAVENIDGSVVIDSSVVKHSSGCFALKVKGDSMINAGIFEGDLIIISPKKDAVNGEIVVALLGDEATVKRFEKRGDEVFLIPENSSYPPIAVRHREDFSIVGKVVGVIRWYN
- the menD gene encoding 2-succinyl-5-enolpyruvyl-6-hydroxy-3-cyclohexene-1-carboxylic-acid synthase → MKIKVNRNSLWSEIFVKELADNGVKYACISPGSRNTPLTVAFSQNKNIKTHILVDERSNGFFALGLARATKTPVALVCTSGTAVAEFYPAIIEAFQQNIPLIVLTADRPPELQDCGANQTIHQNNIYKNHICWFRNAGLPGVSLKKLSHVRALAKKAFFESSSKGPVHVNFPFRKPLEPFTFTDEVNEEVLQKLALEQPCENGLIDTLSEKRTAGKSLAEKIYEKLKAAQKCIILAGPDDPVDSFACSLQHMASLFSLPILADGASQLRYGSHDKRNVFINFEGCLRSGEFSKKIEPELILHFGRTMTSKGIEMFLEGTSAEYYIINERGSIFDPFGKTTAVLAMDSCEFLSNIIKKAESEGFKREESSWLEVFKSAEVTAEELKKESILKAPFPFEGRIFTEAVSLMPQNSNLMISNSMPVRDLDYFSPKTEMQINVYNNRGASGIDGITSTALGIASAAMNPTVLITGDLAFYYDLNGLLASKKYSIPLVVVLINNDGGGIFEMLPVSGYEENLFREYFQTPHELDFSHFVKGYSGDFWEISDWQGFRNAFARALKSRRLSVLHIRTDSKKSVSLRRRFWKEVAESIA
- a CDS encoding OmpH family outer membrane protein; this translates as MKKFLLITAVLLTGSISLFAQTTAPAAQKIGFVDSQTMLKALPEAIKAQGDLDDLTKQYYAHVDSLTGQLQQMYNDFQKQQAKMNPNQQKDAQQKFVTKQQELENFKQQKFGQQGELAKKSDELFAPIKERILKGIQDVAKDEGMNFVFDKTGDVVLLYADTTYDITYKVLDKLKRGK